A single genomic interval of Arachis duranensis cultivar V14167 chromosome 7, aradu.V14167.gnm2.J7QH, whole genome shotgun sequence harbors:
- the LOC107496852 gene encoding uncharacterized protein LOC107496852 — MSVEIIDGTTITSFVEDEEAFSASVSDLFAELDADKDGLLSYTEMMKELQRLRVMETHFGVDVKRDPEEVARVYESLFVQFDHDMNGRVDKNEFKKETKKMLLAMANGLGSLPVQMALEHDSLLLKAVKREYSCAAASANNNLLANAA, encoded by the coding sequence ATGAGCGTAGAAATCATAGACGGCACCACCATCACCAGCTTCGTGGAAGACGAAGAGGCTTTCTCCGCATCAGTGAGCGACCTCTTCGCTGAACTGGACGCAGACAAAGACGGCCTCCTGTCTTACACGGAGATGATGAAGGAGCTCCAGAGGCTGAGGGTGATGGAGACGCACTTCGGCGTGGACGTGAAGCGCGATCCCGAGGAGGTGGCGCGTGTGTACGAGTCGCTGTTCGTGCAGTTTGACCACGACATGAATGGGAGGGTAGATAAGAATGAGTTCAAGAAGGAAACAAAGAAGATGCTTCTGGCCATGGCGAATGGGCTTGGATCATTGCCGGTTCAGATGGCACTTGAACATGATAGTCTCCTCTTGAAGGCTGTCAAACGTGAATATTCCTGTGCTGCTGCTTCTGCTAATAATAATCTTCTTGCTAATGCTGcttag